GCGACGCTTCCATCATCTCCATGTAGAACTCATCGCGCCCATAATCCATGCGGATCACCTTGCTGATATCGGTGCTGGCCGCGTCCGGGTGCGGGACGGGGCCGGGTTCAAGCAGCGTGACAGCGTGGCCGCGGCTGCGCAACTCTAAGGCGGTGTTGATACCAAAGGTGCCGCCGCCGACGATGAGGACGTGAGATGAAGGTTGCATTAAGTGATTTTAGTCGAAAATGCAATCAACAAAAATCACTTAATCAATTGTCAACGAGTTGACTAGTCGATAATTTGATTAGCCGATTATCTGATTATTTCTCAAAATTTTTCTCGCCTGCGCGGATAGGCACGCTGAGGCGATTCTCTGCTGGCGGGATGGGGCAGTTCCACATTTCGTTGTAAGCACAATAGGGGTTGTAGGCCAGGTTGAAATCGATCAGGAACTTGCCATCCTCCAGCTGCTCCGGGTCCAGATAGCGGCCTGCGCCGTAGGTCTCTGTGCCGGCCAGCGCATCAACAAAGAGCAGGAAGTAGCCGTGTGGGCTGGAGAACAGGGTCAGCTCGGCGGTTTGCCCTTCCACCGCGAAGGCGAAGCGGCCATAGCGCCTGTAGCTTTTTACATCGCCAGTTGAAGTGGG
The DNA window shown above is from Anaerolineales bacterium and carries:
- a CDS encoding DUF1684 domain-containing protein; this translates as MSDLDDFRASKDAFFATSSQSPLTPEQREHFSALSYFPENPALRLEVAIEPFAEQAMVELPTSTGDVKSYRRYGRFAFAVEGQTAELTLFSSPHGYFLLFVDALAGTETYGAGRYLDPEQLEDGKFLIDFNLAYNPYCAYNEMWNCPIPPAENRLSVPIRAGEKNFEK